From a region of the Coprococcus comes ATCC 27758 genome:
- a CDS encoding DUF2953 domain-containing protein: MILHIIGLILKIIGIILLVILGILLLVIGVLLFVPLRYELCAGFPGKLEDAEGNLKISWLLHLIAGRVEYRNGDVKWQGRIAWKKLGDVLEAEDKPVRKKEKKPDGGKKAGAENASERTAERNDAVDVKKPQTLPEKKAESGTYAKPEHADVKDEKSKTETQGNPDTKVKTFSEKKEENATLEKESESREKKDVHDEREPGKAHKTPRKRKKPVKAFGKMIRRISQKLRNFLEKIKCTWKNLCDKIKNIANKKDKILEFLEKENHKAAFTHGKKELVWVKRFLKPKKLRVKLHFGFEDPYHTGQVLALCGMLYAFVGENMDLEPDFEKRVLEGSVYVKGRLRTVHMAVFAAKMLLDKNIRSTYHDIREFKW; encoded by the coding sequence ATGATTCTACATATCATTGGATTGATTTTGAAGATTATCGGGATAATTCTTCTGGTGATTCTTGGAATCCTGCTACTTGTGATCGGTGTCCTTCTCTTTGTACCGCTGAGGTATGAACTGTGTGCCGGGTTTCCGGGAAAGCTGGAAGATGCGGAGGGGAATCTTAAGATTTCATGGCTGCTTCATCTGATTGCAGGAAGAGTGGAGTATCGGAACGGCGATGTGAAATGGCAGGGGCGGATTGCCTGGAAGAAGTTGGGAGATGTTCTGGAAGCGGAAGATAAACCGGTGAGAAAGAAGGAGAAAAAGCCGGATGGCGGAAAAAAAGCCGGTGCGGAGAATGCCAGTGAGAGAACGGCGGAAAGAAATGATGCGGTAGATGTAAAGAAGCCGCAGACGCTGCCGGAAAAGAAAGCCGAAAGCGGAACGTATGCAAAGCCAGAGCATGCGGACGTGAAAGATGAGAAGTCCAAAACAGAAACACAGGGAAATCCTGACACGAAGGTGAAAACATTTTCAGAAAAAAAAGAAGAGAATGCTACACTGGAAAAGGAAAGTGAATCCAGAGAAAAAAAGGATGTTCATGACGAGAGAGAACCTGGAAAGGCTCACAAAACTCCACGAAAGCGAAAGAAACCAGTCAAAGCATTTGGAAAAATGATCCGGAGGATCAGTCAGAAACTCCGGAATTTTCTGGAAAAGATCAAATGTACATGGAAGAATTTATGTGATAAAATAAAAAATATCGCAAATAAAAAAGACAAAATTCTGGAGTTTCTGGAAAAAGAAAACCATAAGGCAGCTTTTACGCATGGCAAAAAAGAGCTGGTATGGGTGAAACGTTTTCTAAAGCCGAAAAAGCTTCGCGTAAAACTGCATTTCGGTTTTGAAGATCCTTATCATACCGGACAGGTACTTGCGCTTTGCGGAATGCTTTACGCGTTTGTTGGAGAAAATATGGATCTGGAACCGGATTTTGAAAAGCGGGTACTGGAAGGTTCCGTTTATGTAAAAGGAAGACTAAGAACAGTTCATATGGCAGTATTTGCAGCAAAGATGCTGCTGGATAAGAATATCCGCAGCACTTACCATGATATCAGGGAGTTTAAATGGTAA
- a CDS encoding peptidoglycan D,D-transpeptidase FtsI family protein — protein sequence MGYLVYFDVVKSKEVVNSTYNIRQDLLADRVLRGSITDKNGEVLAQTVTNDDGSETREYPEGEVFAHVVGYAAKGKSGLESSQNFNLLTSNAFFLEKLANEFKDQKNTGDTVVTTLDANLQNAAYNALGDNKGAVVVMEPSTGKILAMVSKPSFDPNNVSENWDALNNDENSSLLNRATLGQYTPGSTFKLVTTLAFMRQNPDYNNYSFECNGEFSQNGATIHCYNSTAHGEENLTDSVANSCNSSFSNIGLQLDKAEWRKTAKQMLFNSKLPGDVKYNESSFRLKTDAGDADTMMTAIGQGETQVSPYHMAMIVSAIANGGKLMKPYLVDKITNYAGTTVKKYMPESYKELMTSSEAAQLTEYMKAVVDYGTGAALSGASYTVAGKTGTAEVSEDGNTVHSWFVGFSNVDNPELAISVCVEDADTATITGVSVAKQVLDSYYNN from the coding sequence ATGGGATATCTGGTTTATTTTGATGTGGTAAAAAGTAAGGAGGTTGTCAACAGCACTTACAATATCCGACAGGATCTTCTTGCGGATCGTGTGCTGCGCGGCAGTATTACAGATAAAAATGGAGAAGTGCTTGCACAGACTGTGACAAATGACGATGGATCGGAAACACGGGAATATCCGGAAGGAGAAGTGTTTGCACATGTTGTCGGATATGCCGCAAAAGGAAAATCCGGACTGGAATCCTCACAGAATTTCAATCTTCTGACTTCAAATGCCTTTTTCCTGGAAAAGCTGGCGAATGAATTTAAAGACCAGAAGAATACGGGAGATACGGTGGTCACAACCCTGGATGCGAACCTGCAGAATGCAGCATATAATGCACTGGGAGATAATAAAGGTGCAGTTGTCGTGATGGAGCCAAGTACAGGGAAGATCCTGGCAATGGTATCGAAGCCGTCTTTTGATCCGAATAATGTTTCGGAAAACTGGGATGCATTGAACAATGACGAGAACAGTTCGCTTCTTAACAGGGCTACACTTGGACAGTATACACCGGGGTCGACATTCAAGCTGGTGACAACACTTGCTTTTATGCGGCAGAATCCAGATTATAACAATTATTCGTTTGAATGTAACGGAGAATTTTCACAGAATGGGGCGACGATCCACTGTTATAACAGCACTGCCCATGGGGAAGAGAATCTGACGGATTCGGTTGCAAATTCCTGCAATTCTTCGTTTTCAAATATCGGGTTGCAGCTGGATAAGGCAGAATGGAGAAAGACTGCCAAACAGATGCTGTTTAACAGCAAGCTTCCGGGTGATGTGAAATATAATGAAAGCAGTTTCCGCCTGAAAACAGATGCAGGAGATGCAGATACGATGATGACTGCAATTGGTCAGGGAGAGACACAGGTCAGTCCGTACCATATGGCGATGATCGTTTCGGCGATCGCAAATGGTGGAAAGCTGATGAAGCCGTATCTGGTGGACAAGATTACAAATTATGCAGGCACAACGGTGAAGAAATATATGCCGGAAAGCTACAAAGAGCTGATGACATCATCTGAAGCTGCACAGCTTACGGAATACATGAAGGCGGTTGTGGATTATGGTACCGGAGCTGCGCTTTCGGGTGCGTCTTATACGGTGGCAGGGAAAACCGGAACTGCCGAGGTCAGTGAAGATGGAAATACAGTACATTCCTGGTTTGTCGGATTTTCCAATGTGGATAATCCGGAGCTGGCAATCAGCGTCTGTGTCGAGGATGCAGATACGGCGACCATTACTGGTGTCAGTGTAGCAAAGCAGGTGCTTGATTCTTATTATAATAATTAA
- a CDS encoding FtsW/RodA/SpoVE family cell cycle protein yields the protein MVNIIVELSKYLMIALMLVYTFECFAVFNYADEYTQRSIFRKQNVLMFLLHMIAFLVMYLQTNETKMIGFYGMQVVLFLAVILLYTKIYPRVSRLVVNNMCMLMAIGFIMITRLSYSLAVKQFIIVSASVAISLVIPVIIRKVKALSEWKIFYAIAGVVMLGVVIIVGRVTGGAMLNVAIGGFTLQPSELVKIIFVFFVAASLKDDTSFKNIVITTAVAAMHVLILVVSKDLGAALIIFAVYLMMLYVASRQPLYVIAGLIAGSGASVVAYKLFNHVRVRVLVWKDPFAVYNEGGYQVAQSLMAIGTGSWFGMGLFQGAADQIPVAESDFIFSAIAEEMGLIFALCLILVCVSVYMMFLNIAMQLRDSFYKLVALGLGTCYIFQTFLTIGGVTKFIPSTGVTLPLVSYGGTSVLSTIIMFAIIQGLYVLREDEEEDIERKKLQRRRTSRSGSAAGEPARRERVSRPKEEGRREKPQQTNGWRTEEKGRTQQPKKRTAASERNTGRKKRSQ from the coding sequence TTGGTCAATATAATTGTAGAGCTGTCAAAATATCTGATGATAGCCCTGATGCTGGTCTATACATTTGAATGTTTTGCAGTATTTAATTACGCAGATGAGTATACACAGAGAAGTATTTTCAGAAAGCAGAATGTGCTGATGTTTCTGCTTCATATGATTGCATTTCTGGTGATGTATCTGCAGACAAATGAAACAAAAATGATCGGATTTTACGGGATGCAGGTGGTACTGTTTCTGGCGGTCATTTTGTTGTATACAAAAATTTACCCGCGAGTGTCGCGGCTGGTTGTAAATAATATGTGTATGCTGATGGCAATCGGCTTTATTATGATCACCAGACTTTCGTATTCGCTTGCTGTAAAGCAGTTTATCATTGTCAGTGCATCCGTAGCGATAAGTCTTGTGATCCCGGTCATCATCCGGAAGGTAAAAGCTCTGTCAGAATGGAAAATATTCTATGCAATTGCAGGTGTTGTAATGCTTGGGGTCGTTATCATTGTAGGACGTGTGACTGGGGGAGCGATGCTGAATGTTGCAATCGGAGGTTTTACCCTTCAGCCATCTGAGCTTGTGAAGATCATTTTTGTATTTTTCGTTGCGGCGAGTCTGAAGGATGATACTTCATTTAAGAATATTGTGATCACAACGGCAGTGGCAGCAATGCATGTGCTGATCCTGGTTGTGTCAAAAGACCTTGGTGCGGCGCTGATCATCTTTGCTGTATATCTGATGATGCTCTATGTGGCAAGCAGACAGCCACTTTATGTAATTGCCGGACTGATTGCAGGAAGTGGGGCATCAGTTGTGGCATATAAGTTATTTAACCACGTCCGTGTGCGTGTACTGGTATGGAAGGATCCATTTGCCGTTTACAATGAAGGTGGTTATCAGGTGGCACAATCCCTGATGGCGATCGGCACAGGAAGCTGGTTTGGAATGGGACTTTTTCAAGGGGCGGCAGATCAGATACCTGTTGCAGAGTCGGATTTTATTTTTTCAGCAATTGCGGAGGAAATGGGACTGATTTTTGCACTTTGTCTGATCCTGGTATGTGTCAGTGTTTATATGATGTTTCTGAATATTGCGATGCAGCTTCGGGACAGCTTTTATAAACTGGTGGCACTGGGACTTGGAACCTGTTATATTTTTCAGACATTTTTGACGATCGGAGGCGTGACCAAGTTCATTCCGTCTACCGGAGTGACGCTTCCACTGGTAAGTTACGGTGGAACCTCCGTCCTCAGTACGATCATTATGTTTGCGATCATTCAGGGACTGTATGTATTAAGAGAAGACGAGGAAGAAGACATTGAAAGGAAAAAATTACAGAGAAGACGAACTTCCAGATCTGGATCAGCAGCTGGAGAGCCTGCCAGACGAGAGCGGGTATCACGACCAAAAGAAGAAGGCAGAAGGGAAAAGCCGCAGCAGACGAACGGATGGCGAACCGAAGAAAAAGGCCGCACGCAGCAGCCAAAAAAACGGACAGCGGCGTCCGAAAGAAACACAGGCAGAAAGAAGCGGAGCCAGTAA